The genomic window CGGTGTCCAGCGCCACAACATCAGCCTGATCTGCGCCAACGCCCTGCACCGCAAATGGACGACGAGCGAGCTGGCCACCATCCTCGGGCCTGAGATCGCCAATACCTTTGGGCCGAGCCGCCTGTTTTGCCATGACGCCGAAGACCCCGACAACCTGGTCGGCCTGGGCGAGACCCACCGCAGCATCGAGGTCGAGGTCAACCGGGCGGTCCTGGACTCCGATCAGGTCTTTTACGTCAACATCACCAGCCTGCCGTTTCACGGCGGCTGGAAGTCGGTGGCGATTGGCCTGAGTTCCTTTCGCTCGATTCGCCATCACCACCGGCCGTTCCGGGCGGCCAGCGGCAAGTCGGTCATGGACGCCAAGCGCTCGGCGTTCCAGAAGCTGGTGGGAGAAATCGGGGCGGTCATTGACCGGGCGCTGGCCGCCAAGGGACGCCGCATCTTCACCCTCGAATCGGTCCTCAACAGCGCCCAGCCGGCCGAGCTGACGGCGGTCTTCGCCGGCCACATCCCCGAGGTCCACGAGCGGACCCTGGACAAGCTGTACGAGCAGCAGGTGCTGTCCGTGCCCCAGCAGACCGATGTCGGCATCTTCGGCATTCCCAACCAGACCTACTATGCCAACCTGTCCACGACCAACCCGATCCTGATCCGCAACCAGGCCCTGTCGTACAGTTTCGGCCTGTACCAGCAGCGCCCCCTGATCCGTGAGGGCGGGATCGGGATTTTTGTCAATCCGTGCCGGTCCGGCTTTCACGCCCGTCACCATCCCTCTTATATCGAGCTGTACGACGAGCATCTGTCCGAGACCCAGGACCCGTTTGAGCTGTGGGAGGTGTACGCCGACGATTTTGCCCACCGGCCCGAGTATGTGCACAAATACCGCTACGCCTACGGCTTTCACGGCGCACATCCGCTGATTTTATGGGGTCAGGGCGCGTTTCCGCTCAAACATATGGGACGCGCCTTTCTGGCCGGCGCCGAAGACCCCGAGGCTGCCCGGCGGGTCGGCTTTGAGCCCTTTGCCACGCTTGAGGAGGCGGTTGCCGAGGCCGAGGCGTGTCTGGGCAAGGACTGCACGATTGCCCATCCGTCAATGCCGCCGATGTTTGTCAGCGCAGTGGGCGCCTGAGCTGCCGGCCTAGTCGAAGCGCGCGCGGTAGATGCGTTGGCGTCGGGAGCTGTCGGCCAGCTTGCGGAACAGCCGGCCCCGAAAGACCATCAGGACGTACAACAGCCCGGCGTTCAGGGCGGCTACCAGCAGGGCTGCCGGCGAGCCTGACAGCAGGCTGCCGAACAGAGTCGGAAAAGACAGCCGGCCGATCTCCAGCGGCGCGGCCAGGATCGACACCGGCAGCACGACCGCCGACACCAGAGCCAGCCCGACCAGCGGGACAAACCACTCCACCCCGTTGTCCCACAGAAAATCCAGACTTTCCTGGAGCATGGCGAAGCCGGTGCTGCGGCCCTGATAGATGATCTCGGGGATCGGGTTCAGAATGATCAGCAGGACCAGGTTGATAATGGACAAGACGGTCTGCGAAGACTGGCCCGGCACGACCAGAATGCCGAGCAGGGTACGCAGGATGAACACGAAGAACAGAATGCTGATGACCGAGCCCCAGTACGGTCGCCAGCTGTCGAGCAGCTCTCGGGGCTGGACGCGGTTGCCCTGCACGACCTCGGCAATGAAGTAGAGATACGAGCCGCTGCACATGGCCACCACAAAACCCAGGATAAAACCGCCGACCAGGCCCAGCGGGGCGGCGAAGACGGATGTCACGAGCAGGATCAGCAGATACACAAAGGGCAGCAGGACGACCCACCAGGCGCGCTGAATTCTTTGCCAGGTTTCGAGGGCGGCGGTGGCGTACAGGCGCAGCGTGGCCCGGATCAGGGCGGCCCAGTCCATAGTCTGTCCGATCTTGTCCGATCTATGGGTAGGGCGTTCCCCAGCGATCCTGGAACGTGACCTCTTCGAGTCCCAGCCGCGATACCGGACCGAACTTGCCGATGGGATAGCCGACCGGCAGGATGGCAAACGTCTCGGCGTTGTCGGGCAGTTCCAGGATGCGTTTGACCTCGTCTTCATACAGCAGGTGGCGCGTCGTCAGCGTCGCGCCCAGACCGAGGCCGCGGGCGGCCAACAGCATGTTCTGGATGGCCGGATAGATGGACGCGCCCGACATTTTTGGCAGACCGATGGACGCGGCAAAATCACCCACCAGACAGCCGACAATCAGAACCGGCGCCTCGTGAAAGTGCTCGGTCAGGTAGACGACCGCTCTCAGCATGCGCTGTTTTTGCTGCTCGGTTTTGCCGGGTGGGGGCGGGTTGGACTCGTAGCGTGCCAACACCTGGTCGAGCGCCTTTTTGTACACGGCCTGGAGCTGCTGTTTGACGGCCGCATCCTTGACCACAATGAACCGCCAGTGCTGGACATCGCCCCCGCTGGGAGCGCCGAGCCCGGCGGCGATAATCCGTCGGATCAGGGCGTCGGGCACCGGGTCGGGTTTCAAACGGCGCATCGCCCGCATGGTGTGCAGGGCTTCAAACAGTCCAATTTCGTCCGCCATACAAGGCCCTCCTGTGAGGCTCTGCTTGTATCACGCGGGACAGCGGAAAGGAATTGCCGGTCGGGTGTCCTCAGAACAGGTGCAGCGACTGGGCCAGGATGGTGGCTATGGCGATTGGCGCCACATAGCGAATCAGGAACAGCCAGCCGCTGTACAGGCGCTGGCTCATCCCCCCGACCATGAACTCCTGGCGGCGTACGGTCTGACTGAGGACCCAGCCGGTGAAGATCGCGATCAGCAGGCCGCTCGTCGGTAGCATGTAGTTGGTGACAATACGGTCGGCCAGGCCAAAGAACCCGGCGCTCAGGTCTGAGGGAATGCCGCACAGGAAAATCACCCCGCCGATGAGCCAGGTCGCCCGGCTCCGGCTCCAGCCCATCTCGTCAATGCAGTAGGCGACCACGACCTCGAGCACGGAGATGGCCGAGCTGAGGGCGGCAAAGCTCAGCAGCACAAAGAAGACCAGGGCCAGCAGCTGTCCGGCCGGCAGCTGGGCGAACGCCGTCGGCAGGGTCTGGAAGATCAGCCCCGGCCCGGCGCTCGGCTCCAGCTGGAAGGTAAACACGAGCGGAAAAATCATAAAACCGGACAGCAGGGCGACCAGCGTGTCGCCGCCCGCAATATAAAACGCGGGCCGGACGAGGTCGGTGTCTTTTTGCAGATAACTGCCATAGGTGATCATGATCCCGCCCGCGATGCTGAGCGAAAAAAATGCCTGGCCCATGGCCTCCAGCACCGACCGGGCGGTCAGCTGATCCCAGCGCGGACTCAGCAGAAAGGCGATGCCCGCCCGCGCCCCGTCCGTTTGCACGGCATACACCAGCAGCCCGCACAGCATGACGAACAATAGCGGCATCATGATCTTGTTGCCGCGCTCCAGACCGCCCGCCACGCCGCGCACGACAACCACAACCGTGGCCAGCATGAAAACGGCGTGCCAGCCCATTTGGCTCAGGCCGCTGGTGGTCAGGTCGGTGAACAGGCCGCTAATGGTCTCGGCCGACTGCCCGGCGAAGCTGTTGGTGAGGGACAGGACGATGTAGTGCAACACCCAGCCGCCGACTACGGCGTAGTAGGACAGCACCACAAAGGACGCCGCCGCCGGCAGCCAGCCGGTCGAGGCCCAGGCCGAGCCCGGCCGCAGGGCTTGGAAGCTGCCGACGACGTTACGCTGAGTGTGGCGACCGATCAGAAATTCGGCCAGCATGACCGGAATGCCCACGGCCAGCACGCAGCCCAGATAGACCAGGACAAAGGCCGCGCCGCCGTTCTGGCCGGCAACAAACGAGAAGCGCCAGATGTTGCCCAGCCCGACCGCCGAGCCGATTGCGGCCAGGATAAAGCCGAATGAACCGGACCAGTTCCCGCGTGCCTGCGCCATGCGTGTCCCTCGCGGCCCGCCCGGCTACGCAGACGGGCTACAAAAGGGCGGAGGAAGACTCCGCCCGTCTCAGGCTTGGCTCTTCAGTCGGCCGGTTGGTATTTGATCAGCACCCGCGAGCCGTCGGCAAAGCCCGACCGGAAGCCGCTCTCGAACGACTGCCAGCCGCCGGGGTATTTCTGAGCTAGGCGCTCAAACAAGAGTGCGGTCAGCTCGGCATCGTTGACAATGGAGCCGGTGGCGTCAAAGGCCGGGCCGTCAGAGCTTCCCAGGGCGACCCTGGCTTTGGTGCGGCCAGCCTCGATCCGTCTGGCCCGGTAGGTCGTCTTGGGCGTTCCGACCCACACCGCTCCGTCGTGGTACATGTACCAGATCTCGGCCGGGCGACCCAAGTCGCCGCTCTTCCGCTCGGTCGCAATATAGGCGTAGGTGCTGGTGGTGAGGGCCTGCTCAAGCTCTGCCGAGAGTTCGACGGCGGACACCGGCTGAGACATGAGCAGCAGGCCGCTGAGGGTCAGAACGGTGCCTGCCAGGATAGTGCTTGCCCACACATGCCGCATGGTCTTCCTCCTGTTGTTATTCGGCTGCGAGTTCTTTGGCCGACTGAATCACCACTGGCGTGACGGGCACGTCGTCGTGCATGCCGCTGCGCCCGGTGGCCACCGCCTCGATCTGGCGCACCACGTCGAGACCCTCGACCACTTTGCCGAACACGCAGTAGCCAAAGTTGGCCTGGCCCTGGTGGTTCAGAAAGTCGTTGTCTTTGACGTTGATGAAGAACTGCGAGGTGGCCGAATCGACCACATTGGTGCGGGCCATGGCAAGCGTGCCGAGTTCGTTTTTGAGGCCGTTGGCGGCCTCGTTCTTGATGGGCGGCTTGGTGCTCTTCTGCTGCATGTCCGAACTGAAGCCGCCGCCCTGGATCATGAAGCCGGCAATCACCCGGTGAAAAATCGTGCCGTCAAAGAAGCCGTCGTTGACATAGCCCAGAAAGTTGCTGACGGTCTCGGGGGCTTCCTTGTCGTACAGCTCAATCTTGATCTCGCCCAGTGAGGTTGACAGGAGTACCATACCTCCTCCTTTTGCGTGTGCGCGACCGGCGCGGCCCTAGCCGTCGGTCGGTTCGACTGCTGCGACGACTCTGGCCGACTGAATCACAATCGGCTCCAGGGGCACGTCATCGTACATGCCGTGGCGTCCGGTCTGGACGCCTTCCATCTGTTTGACCACATCGAGACCCTCAATCACCCGGCCAAACACACAGTAGCCGAAATTGGCCTGGCTCTGGTGATCCAGAAAGGAATTGCGGGTGACGTTGATGAAAAACTGAGAGGTCGCGGAATGGGTGGCGTTGGTGCGCGCCATGGCGACCGTTCCCTCGTCGTTCTGGAGGCCGTTATCAGCCTCGTTTCTGATTGGCCGCTTGGTGTCTTTTTGTCGCATGTCCGGGCTGAAGCCGCCGCCCTGGACCATGAAATTGGGAATCACCCGGTGAAAGATCGTGTTGTCGTAAAAGCCGTCGTTGACATAGTCGAGAAAGTTCTTGACCGTCTCGGGCGCCTCTTCTTCGTACAGGCCGATCTTGATCTCGCCCATCGAGGTCGACAGAACGACGACCGGTCCGTCCGGTGGATCGGCCTCGGAACAGGCCGGCAGGCTGATGAGTAAAGCGCCGGTCAGAGCGATGATGCAGGCAACACTCCGCATACTGTGGTTCCCCTCTCGCGTTGCGGTTCGGGGCTTCTTGTATCCCAGCCAGGGGGGGAAGAAAAGACCCTGGCTGGCTGGGCTCGCTTTTGAAGTCACAGGGCAAAAGTCACAGGGCAAAAGTCAAATGTACAGACCTGAGGCACGGGTGGGCTACAGCCGCTCCAGGTAGGCGATCACGTCGCTGGCACGGACCACATCGCCGTATTTGGCCCCAATATCAAACACGTTGGCCTCGTGCGGCTCCTCGGCGCGGTCGCCGATGGCTTCGAGCGGCACGATGGGACGGAAGCCGTTGGCCAGAGCGTCCATCACCGTTGCCCGCACACAGCCGCTGGTCGTACAGCCGGTGACAATCAGGGTATCGACGCCCTTCATGGTCAGGGTTGAGGCCAGGTAGGTGCCGAAGAAGCCCGAGGCGTACTTCTTGACGATGACCAAGTCGTGGTCCTGGCGGTCGAGGCGCGGGTCGAGTTCGACCAGCTGGCTGCCCAGGGTCAGCAGGCGCAGCGACGGCACCTTTTCCGGCCACAAACCGGCGTCGTCCTGGCGGTGGGGGTCGTAGCCGACCACGGTAAAGATGATCGGTACGGCTTTGGCCCGGGCGGCCGCAATGAGCTGGTTTGTCGCCGCTACCTCGGCGTCAAGATTGCCGGCCAGGGGCGACTGTTCCGGGGCGGTGAATCCCAGCTGCAAATCGACCACGACCAGGGCCGGCTTTTTGCCGTAGCCGAGGGTATGGCCGAGCTGGGCGCGCTGGTAGATGGCGTGTTTGTCCTGTGGCATGGCTGCTTCTCATTTCCGCTGGGGTTTGGGAGCCATGAAAACCAGGACGGTCAGCCGGCCCGGACCAGGGTTGTGGAAGCCGTGCTCGGAGCCGGACGGAGCGAGCGCGATCTCGCCCGGACCGATGTCCCGGGTCTCGCTGCCGAGTTGGACGCGGCCACTGCCTTCGAGCACGTAATAGACCTTGTCCGAACCGGCATGGGTGTGAGGCGTCTGCTCCTGGCCGGGCTCAAAGCAGTACACGTCGCAGAACATCCGCTCGGTGGTAAACAGGTTGACCTTGTTCATCTTTTCGGCCGCAAACGCGACCTGGGCTGCTACGTGTTTGACACTGTCCATAGCTGTGTTCTCTCCGAAGCTTATAATCCGCGGGGTTGGACCACCTGGCCGACAAACCGCCCGCTCGGCGCCTGGCCCACAATCTCTCCGTT from Desulfurellaceae bacterium includes these protein-coding regions:
- a CDS encoding DUF2088 domain-containing protein: MADTKTVAVVCGDTRVDAQLPDRTALLRSPAPLPALADPQAAIRAALARPIQHEPITKLVGPASKVTIAFDDPVIPQIPMKAPDFRALAIPILLQELDKAGVQRHNISLICANALHRKWTTSELATILGPEIANTFGPSRLFCHDAEDPDNLVGLGETHRSIEVEVNRAVLDSDQVFYVNITSLPFHGGWKSVAIGLSSFRSIRHHHRPFRAASGKSVMDAKRSAFQKLVGEIGAVIDRALAAKGRRIFTLESVLNSAQPAELTAVFAGHIPEVHERTLDKLYEQQVLSVPQQTDVGIFGIPNQTYYANLSTTNPILIRNQALSYSFGLYQQRPLIREGGIGIFVNPCRSGFHARHHPSYIELYDEHLSETQDPFELWEVYADDFAHRPEYVHKYRYAYGFHGAHPLILWGQGAFPLKHMGRAFLAGAEDPEAARRVGFEPFATLEEAVAEAEACLGKDCTIAHPSMPPMFVSAVGA
- a CDS encoding nitroreductase family protein; this encodes MADEIGLFEALHTMRAMRRLKPDPVPDALIRRIIAAGLGAPSGGDVQHWRFIVVKDAAVKQQLQAVYKKALDQVLARYESNPPPPGKTEQQKQRMLRAVVYLTEHFHEAPVLIVGCLVGDFAASIGLPKMSGASIYPAIQNMLLAARGLGLGATLTTRHLLYEDEVKRILELPDNAETFAILPVGYPIGKFGPVSRLGLEEVTFQDRWGTPYP
- a CDS encoding sodium-dependent transporter, producing the protein MAQARGNWSGSFGFILAAIGSAVGLGNIWRFSFVAGQNGGAAFVLVYLGCVLAVGIPVMLAEFLIGRHTQRNVVGSFQALRPGSAWASTGWLPAAASFVVLSYYAVVGGWVLHYIVLSLTNSFAGQSAETISGLFTDLTTSGLSQMGWHAVFMLATVVVVVRGVAGGLERGNKIMMPLLFVMLCGLLVYAVQTDGARAGIAFLLSPRWDQLTARSVLEAMGQAFFSLSIAGGIMITYGSYLQKDTDLVRPAFYIAGGDTLVALLSGFMIFPLVFTFQLEPSAGPGLIFQTLPTAFAQLPAGQLLALVFFVLLSFAALSSAISVLEVVVAYCIDEMGWSRSRATWLIGGVIFLCGIPSDLSAGFFGLADRIVTNYMLPTSGLLIAIFTGWVLSQTVRRQEFMVGGMSQRLYSGWLFLIRYVAPIAIATILAQSLHLF
- a CDS encoding peptidyl-prolyl cis-trans isomerase encodes the protein MVLLSTSLGEIKIELYDKEAPETVSNFLGYVNDGFFDGTIFHRVIAGFMIQGGGFSSDMQQKSTKPPIKNEAANGLKNELGTLAMARTNVVDSATSQFFINVKDNDFLNHQGQANFGYCVFGKVVEGLDVVRQIEAVATGRSGMHDDVPVTPVVIQSAKELAAE
- a CDS encoding peptidyl-prolyl cis-trans isomerase, whose protein sequence is MRSVACIIALTGALLISLPACSEADPPDGPVVVLSTSMGEIKIGLYEEEAPETVKNFLDYVNDGFYDNTIFHRVIPNFMVQGGGFSPDMRQKDTKRPIRNEADNGLQNDEGTVAMARTNATHSATSQFFINVTRNSFLDHQSQANFGYCVFGRVIEGLDVVKQMEGVQTGRHGMYDDVPLEPIVIQSARVVAAVEPTDG
- a CDS encoding isochorismatase family protein — encoded protein: MPQDKHAIYQRAQLGHTLGYGKKPALVVVDLQLGFTAPEQSPLAGNLDAEVAATNQLIAAARAKAVPIIFTVVGYDPHRQDDAGLWPEKVPSLRLLTLGSQLVELDPRLDRQDHDLVIVKKYASGFFGTYLASTLTMKGVDTLIVTGCTTSGCVRATVMDALANGFRPIVPLEAIGDRAEEPHEANVFDIGAKYGDVVRASDVIAYLERL
- a CDS encoding cupin domain-containing protein, whose amino-acid sequence is MDSVKHVAAQVAFAAEKMNKVNLFTTERMFCDVYCFEPGQEQTPHTHAGSDKVYYVLEGSGRVQLGSETRDIGPGEIALAPSGSEHGFHNPGPGRLTVLVFMAPKPQRK